A DNA window from Candidatus Syntrophoarchaeum caldarius contains the following coding sequences:
- a CDS encoding Twin-arginine translocation protein TatA/E: MFGLGPTEIILILAIILLLFGASKVPELARSLGSAMGEFKKAKMEVERELKVGENLAMSTEESESARLRKAAKDLGIDIEGMSDEDIKMLIREKLASQ; the protein is encoded by the coding sequence ATGTTTGGACTTGGACCGACTGAGATAATTTTAATTTTAGCCATTATTTTGCTGCTATTTGGTGCATCAAAGGTGCCTGAACTTGCAAGGAGTTTAGGGAGTGCAATGGGCGAGTTCAAGAAAGCAAAAATGGAAGTTGAGAGGGAACTCAAGGTGGGCGAGAATCTGGCAATGAGCACCGAAGAATCTGAATCTGCACGCCTGAGGAAAGCTGCAAAAGATCTTGGTATCGATATCGAAGGCATGAGTGATGAAGATATAAAGATGCTAATTCGAGAAAAGCTCGCTTCTCAATGA
- a CDS encoding iron-sulfur cluster-binding protein, with protein sequence MHTGLFLCSCAGTIKLSFKDLKKTFGKLDELCVVETHDFLCHADGLNHITYYIRNFKPERILIAGCEKKQEIFDDLARTLELPPPKLVDIREACGWVHNKRDGTQKAKGIINLALMEDPEIEGTIQRNVGRSLIMIGGKGVYNLAPSLAKISDVSILTSDPKNLNSLNGIKFYIGEPKAIYGKIGAFEVEFDPNRLDQNHCIECGRCIEVCDDRAILDGMIYSITDACTLCGKCIGVCPADAINLTPESRLIGAGQIILEDESLTTIRSGIHLANEEDPASLVAEVVSNFDSIEKPRYLDHDLTDCASYAHGLSGCTLCTCPNGAITRKPDGKLEIDEISCEGCGLCASLCPLSLLKLTFFPNERVFTMIERLLTGAKDLKPRIILFTDLKAGKKLLDKVGRLRMSYPPILPLFLPSTLALSVEHILRALDAGADGVIILGETGIDQDFIRKCLDGLDLKDRMLITQVFDPDAFTEAITEFSGQLTPSRIRKKKMCELDDFKNRAVFLALIRSLSDKTGKIPELKISSSAFGVATIDSRCTVCDACTAVCPAGALRKEENRIFFRHGECINCRLCEKACPESAIRIEAVLDLSKTIRQEEDELASSKPVKCARCGEVYTTEALYETLKKRLCEQGIDVEPLRYCERCRPLVSLEQRMNTKDE encoded by the coding sequence TTGCATACAGGTCTCTTTCTCTGTTCCTGTGCAGGCACGATCAAACTCTCATTCAAAGATCTCAAAAAAACGTTTGGAAAATTAGATGAGCTCTGCGTTGTTGAGACGCATGATTTTCTATGTCATGCTGATGGATTGAACCATATCACATATTATATCAGAAATTTTAAACCCGAGAGGATATTGATTGCGGGTTGCGAAAAGAAACAGGAGATCTTTGATGACCTTGCCAGAACGCTTGAATTGCCACCGCCAAAGCTTGTGGATATCAGAGAAGCGTGTGGATGGGTTCATAACAAGCGTGATGGCACGCAGAAGGCAAAAGGTATAATCAATCTTGCACTGATGGAAGATCCAGAAATTGAAGGGACAATCCAGCGGAATGTTGGGAGATCTCTGATTATGATCGGTGGAAAGGGTGTCTACAATCTTGCACCATCTCTTGCGAAGATTTCAGATGTTTCAATCCTCACATCAGATCCGAAAAATTTAAACAGCCTGAACGGAATTAAATTTTATATTGGTGAACCAAAGGCAATCTATGGAAAAATAGGTGCGTTTGAAGTTGAGTTTGATCCGAATCGACTTGATCAGAATCACTGTATTGAATGCGGACGGTGTATCGAAGTTTGTGATGATAGAGCGATTCTTGATGGTATGATATATTCTATCACAGATGCGTGTACACTGTGCGGGAAGTGCATTGGGGTCTGTCCGGCTGATGCCATCAACCTCACCCCCGAGAGCAGGCTGATTGGTGCTGGACAGATAATACTCGAAGATGAATCGCTCACAACCATACGAAGTGGAATACATCTCGCCAACGAAGAAGATCCTGCATCGCTTGTTGCAGAGGTTGTAAGCAACTTTGATAGTATCGAGAAGCCAAGGTATCTGGATCACGATCTCACAGACTGTGCATCATACGCACATGGGCTTTCAGGCTGCACACTCTGCACCTGTCCGAATGGTGCGATAACACGCAAGCCAGATGGAAAACTTGAGATCGACGAGATATCGTGCGAAGGGTGTGGATTATGTGCTTCGCTCTGTCCATTATCACTCCTGAAATTAACTTTTTTCCCAAATGAACGAGTTTTTACAATGATCGAACGGCTACTTACAGGCGCAAAAGATCTCAAACCCCGCATAATCTTATTCACGGACCTGAAAGCAGGAAAAAAGCTACTCGATAAGGTTGGACGGCTCAGAATGAGCTATCCACCCATACTTCCCCTTTTTCTCCCCTCAACATTGGCTCTATCTGTGGAACACATTCTCCGTGCGCTTGATGCGGGTGCAGACGGAGTTATAATTCTTGGTGAGACTGGGATTGATCAGGATTTTATCAGGAAATGTCTTGACGGCTTAGATCTCAAGGATAGGATGCTCATAACTCAAGTATTTGATCCCGATGCCTTCACAGAAGCAATCACAGAATTTAGCGGCCAGCTCACACCGTCCAGAATTCGAAAGAAGAAGATGTGTGAACTCGATGATTTCAAAAATCGAGCGGTTTTTCTTGCTTTAATCAGGAGTCTCTCAGATAAAACCGGTAAAATACCCGAACTCAAGATCTCATCCAGTGCCTTTGGTGTCGCAACGATTGATTCAAGATGCACGGTCTGTGATGCATGTACTGCAGTCTGCCCTGCAGGAGCGCTGAGAAAGGAGGAGAATAGAATCTTTTTCAGACACGGAGAGTGCATCAACTGTAGATTATGTGAAAAAGCATGCCCAGAGAGTGCAATCAGGATTGAGGCAGTTTTGGATCTTTCAAAGACGATCAGGCAGGAAGAGGATGAACTCGCATCATCCAAACCCGTGAAATGTGCCAGGTGTGGGGAGGTATACACAACCGAGGCGCTGTATGAAACACTTAAAAAGAGATTATGCGAGCAGGGGATAGATGTGGAACCGCTTCGCTACTGTGAACGATGTAGACCGCTTGTATCACTTGAACAGAGGATGAACACCAAAGATGAGTGA
- a CDS encoding ATPase AAA, with translation MLIEENRYLKIIETSKIKGQEDVYLKSMRYINLGYPILLFGPPGCGKTSIARHILDSLDREYFTIEANESMTEYQLIGGFHPLSMSASKEVADEFMYKDGIVARAIMHGKNLLIDELTRAPSSAFSSIFLLLSHGILTLEHREMVLRKPDDWVFIATANFGDVGSFKLSSALKRRFIPIYVSYPKRYVEEALIREYAPGVGEKVASRILDFAEETRRMWKEEGALPQGLSTDGIIKMARYCELLAREGIDDRTAFSDAAFHQGVVIADETDQVSIQLVNELALRLTAGL, from the coding sequence ATGTTAATCGAAGAAAACAGGTACCTAAAAATAATCGAAACAAGCAAGATAAAGGGACAGGAGGACGTCTACCTTAAATCCATGCGTTACATCAATCTTGGCTACCCTATTCTTTTATTTGGACCTCCTGGTTGTGGTAAAACCTCGATTGCACGCCACATCCTCGATAGTCTTGATCGTGAGTATTTTACCATCGAGGCAAATGAAAGTATGACTGAGTACCAGCTCATAGGTGGTTTTCACCCTTTATCAATGTCTGCAAGCAAAGAGGTTGCGGATGAGTTTATGTACAAGGATGGCATTGTTGCAAGAGCGATAATGCATGGAAAAAATCTTCTCATTGATGAGCTGACACGCGCACCAAGTTCGGCTTTCTCCTCGATTTTTTTACTGCTTTCGCATGGAATACTCACACTTGAACATCGCGAGATGGTTCTCAGAAAACCAGATGATTGGGTGTTTATAGCGACAGCAAACTTTGGTGACGTTGGATCATTCAAGCTGAGTAGCGCGCTGAAGCGGAGATTTATACCGATCTATGTCTCATACCCGAAGCGGTACGTGGAGGAGGCACTGATACGTGAGTATGCCCCAGGGGTTGGTGAAAAGGTTGCATCGCGCATTCTCGATTTTGCCGAGGAGACAAGACGTATGTGGAAGGAAGAAGGAGCGCTTCCACAGGGACTCTCGACCGATGGCATCATCAAGATGGCAAGATACTGTGAGTTACTGGCTCGAGAAGGAATAGATGACAGAACCGCCTTCTCAGACGCAGCTTTTCATCAGGGGGTTGTCATCGCAGATGAAACCGATCAGGTCTCGATTCAGCTTGTGAATGAGCTTGCCCTCCGTCTTACGGCGGGACTTTGA
- a CDS encoding Iron dependent repressor gives MRTPSVTEMVQKLDEDGLLIYEKYKGITLTSDGQKIAKSVSKRHNLLFDLLTTLGVDEEIANRDACGIEHCLNPESVEAITRLLTQLKSPAGKKLLEELDQV, from the coding sequence GTGCGAACGCCAAGCGTTACAGAGATGGTTCAGAAGCTTGATGAGGATGGACTTTTAATATATGAAAAATACAAGGGGATTACACTTACAAGCGATGGACAGAAGATCGCAAAGTCTGTTTCAAAAAGACACAACCTGTTATTTGATCTTCTGACCACTCTGGGTGTTGATGAGGAGATTGCAAACAGGGATGCATGTGGAATAGAGCATTGCCTCAATCCTGAGAGTGTTGAAGCAATAACACGTCTTTTAACGCAGTTAAAGAGCCCCGCGGGTAAAAAACTTCTTGAAGAGCTTGATCAAGTATGA
- a CDS encoding endonuclease, which produces MIKYEGRVGIKGSYIILLENSHDKELEVGKLGEIYFRRGFYAYVGSAMSGIEARIARHLRVEKKTFWHIDYILPEMKVLGLIFAELDAKYECVLAEELSSSFDIIDSFGSSDCKCRSHLFFCPDYERLHKGAFRAFLLIP; this is translated from the coding sequence TTGATCAAGTATGAGGGGAGGGTTGGAATTAAGGGATCGTATATCATCCTCCTCGAGAACAGTCACGATAAAGAGCTTGAGGTGGGTAAACTCGGCGAGATCTATTTTAGAAGAGGTTTCTATGCGTATGTGGGCTCTGCAATGAGTGGGATTGAAGCACGAATAGCCCGTCATCTCAGGGTTGAAAAGAAGACCTTCTGGCATATCGACTACATCTTACCCGAGATGAAAGTTTTGGGCCTGATCTTTGCCGAACTGGATGCAAAATATGAGTGTGTACTTGCTGAAGAACTCTCATCATCCTTTGATATTATCGACTCCTTTGGATCGAGCGACTGTAAGTGCAGAAGTCATCTATTCTTCTGCCCTGATTATGAAAGATTACATAAAGGAGCGTTCAGGGCGTTTTTACTCATCCCATGA